AAAATGTTCACAAGATGGAAGTCTTAGGAGGCTTACTTGcaactttaaaacaatttcttcCAGAACAATTTCCTGAAAATTCCAACTTATTAACTCCTTCCTTGAAAAATTAAATGCAATTCcaaattgacatttaaaaagaaagaaaaagattacaACCCCACAATCTGCTATAGTCATTGTCAGGAACATTCATCTACTAGACCCAGGAATATTGCCTTCATCAGATTCTTTCCTTTGGCTTCTCTAACTCTGTGTTACCAGAAGTATTCAGTTCATTTCAAGTGACATTTACTCAAGGTTATGACAACAAGTAACTGTCTCCTGGTGATGCATATGTTCCGGCCTTTCCTTGTCCAAGAATCATTCGCTTGCTCTTCTTCAAAACTCACGGGTCAtttgcttcctcttccttttcaaaGATCACTCCTTCTCAGCCATCTTGGCCAGAAACATCCCACTTCAGAGCTGAAGGTAAGTGCATTTTGTACAAATTTCTCAGCTTCATAAGTGCTTTGGACCATGAATAGAACAACTAGGAACATACCTAAGAAAAAGTTACATCGCAATGCTTCCCCGTCCTCTTAACCATGGTATTTCACCATTCTTAAGGAACtatctcatttttaattaaaatacgaCAATAACATCTATTACTTCTTCATTTAACTGAAACTTTCTTCCCTACTAATGAATTCtttagtttctctctctgtctttaaaTTATTACCAAACTCCACTCAAAAATTACAGCAGGGTTTTGCTAATGGAACTAgggttgaaaataaaattattccctTTCACCTCTTCCTGAATCATCCCTTTATCCAGTTAGCTTTTCTGTGTTTAAAGGCAGGAGAGTTTTTCTGCTGTAAGACCAGGGGAATTGGTACATGATTGCTCCTTGCCACTCTGAGCAACTCTaccactgacacacacatatgaCCTTGTGGCTCGGTGACAATGCACACCTCCTCTGCTTTTCAGTAGTTCTGGAACTTGGGGCAGCAACTCTGGGCATAGAATGAGTAAGAGTTAAGTATATTCATTATCACATGTTCCCCAAAGTGATAATCACTCAAAACATGCATATGCTcacagctttggctgtcttgcACTATACAAAGTCCAAAGGGGATGATAATGGTAAGGGGTACACAGAGGTGCTGAGAGTGAGGCCTCAGTTAGACTGCAAACAAGGGGCGTCCTCTGCACTCCCGGGAAGAGTGAAGAGTTTCTGCTCACTCATTCATGCATTGAGCAACACTCTTAGGCTGTTTACTAAATTCTTATGCACTGTCCTAGCTGCAAGTTAAAGTCCCAGTGGGGCTCCTGGAGCCCCTAGAACAAGAACATGTTGCTGAAGTGAATGAAACCTCATACCAACtcctgaaaagaaacaaatctgCGGAAGTTGTAGAGAGCCACTAGCCTTTATGGGGGGACCCCCCTCAGGCCAGGGGCAGGACAAGGGAGGGCAGAAGCTGGGTGAGTAGCTTCAAAAGACAATTGCCTCTCAGTTGCTTCTGCATCTCTCCTATCAGAGAAAGAGATTTGCTTCTCGTGCCCTTACAGCAACTTAAGAcagctttttcctttttctttttcttttttttaagaactcATGGAGACATCTCACTAATATCTCTAAGCTTGTTTTATATCGAATATTTAATTTAACTAACTTTTGATGGCATCTTTCtaagcagttttttgtttgtttgtttttggggttttttttgttttttgttttgttttgttttgttttgtttgctttgtattgTCTGGCCTTAAGACTAGCAGGACAGCTCTTATTAATGGGAACACTTAATGGAGCTGGCAATTTGCAGAAGTCTGAGCTCCTGCCTGAAGTAGCTGAAGGGCTGCCCAGAAATCTCTCCCCTGTGCAAAGTACAGAGAGGCACAGAAGCAAGATTCTCTTCAAGCCAGAGAGACCTAAGGACCTggagggatggggggtggggaagaatGATGACCGGTTGCAAGGGCATCTTTTGTCCTGGTTGTGAGGATCCAGGTTATTCAGATTTAGAAGATTCGTTTTAAAGTAAGTGTTGAGCACAAAGTGCTAGCAATAGGTGAATGACATGGAATCCAACATGGTGGAGCAAAAGAACATGTGAGAACAATAAGACTTAACCTGTACTGTGCAAGTGGCAGAACCAATAGATAAATGTCTATAAAGCCTCTAAGCCCACCAGGAAGGATGTGAAGTGCCTGACACTGGTCAGGAAAGCAAGATTAGCTGCCGGTGGGGAGAGTCTAGCTGGCCAAGGTTAAGGTTAGCCGGGGCAGAAAGGGTTATTGCAGTGGTCTAGCTGGCCAAGGTTAAGGGTTACTGTAGTGGCTCTCCTCCCAAGAGAAGCTCCTCAGACACCAGAAGTACCAGAGCTCTTTGTCTGTCTACAGTAGAAAGGGGAAGTTTGGCCGGCCAGACATTCTCGTCTGTCTCTCCTGACTTGTTTCCCTGGTCTTACTGCTTCATAAGCTGCCATGCTCTGCCCAGTGTGGTTAAATGCTCAAACTTTCATTCCTCTGACTGTGCAGAAAGAGGCTCCCTCTAAAGCCTGTGCTGGGGACTCCCCCAGAGGTCAGTGGGTATGCACTGGATTCAGATATGTGCAGCCACCCCTGGGGATTATAAGGAGCTTTTCTGCAAAACCAGGGAGAGTAGACCTCAGCTGGTCCCGGGAATCCTGGACCAAGCAAAGGAAATAGTAAGCCTGCTAGCATGGCACCCTTCTACATACTTTAATAGTCTTCATTAAAGTATGTCTAACTTTATTAAAGTATGTCCATCTACAAGTCTAActtggcatgatggcacacacctatgaTCATAGCACTGGGAAGaccagtggaattgctggatcttgtggtagactcattagggattacaatccacactgccagagaaactagcaaacaaggaggaccttaaaagagacaaacattgtcccctgaagaaggggaaagggtcaccactccctgagcaaattgagaacatgggaagagggggaagggaactacaaaaatgagaaggaaagaaaaggaaggatgcagaggtcatgaggaagcagaaaggtggagtcaggtgtagattagaagaaaggacttATGATAGGCAGGAtcttagttggggggtggtaggggaggaagggagggagaagggaactgggattgtcatgtaattcaatcttgtttgtaattcaaatatataaaaaactaaaaaaaaattatcaagatcattttaaaaagaagccttGATCAACATGGTCAGGAAAGGCAAAACATTATACTAGATGAGAGATTCCAGGATAGAAATTTGCAAACCACTAAGGAAATGTAAAACTTAGTCTTTATGTTAATAATAATGTTGTTCTATTGGTCCATTAATTATGACAAGTGGATCACAGTAACTGAAGAAGTTAATAACTGGAAACTGGATACAGGTATATATGAGAACTCAGTAACATTCATAACTTTCCATTAAACTCaaattttttctgaaataaaatgttttataagagCTCATAAATATGCCAATCAACACTAATATCATTAATATTTTTCAGTATTAAGGCTCAAATACATAGCCTCATATATGCCAGCAATTACTCAACAAATGAGCTATCCACTGTAGTCAGAATTTCTGTCCCACTGGTCCCTCGGTCGTTTAGCTCCAAATAAAAACACTGACACTTAGATTAATTATAAAcggtttggctgatggctcaggcttcttactggctagctctctcctaattattaatccatttctattaaactgtgtatctccatgtggtatTGAGATAccagcatgttactctttcatCGGCTACATGGCATATCTCCGGTggcttctctccctttcctctaccCAGAATTCTCTCCTTCTCAGGATTTTGAGAGCCcttcccatatgaagggatgctctcttgacctggacacatgaggaagggcctagtcctggcccaggatgatgtagtagactttggggagccccttttgagggccttaccctgcctggggagtggaggggggatggctaggggcaggtgggatgttgggggaggggagggagagggagaagggattgacatctgaagcaagcttgttcctaatttgaacctataaaataaaataaaaattaaaaagaaaagaaaagaaaagaattctctCCTTCTCAAAGCCCCacttatactttctgcctggctactggccaatcagtattttattcatcaaccaataagaaaaacatatatacagaaggacatcccccagcATACCACTAAGATTTATTGTACATCTTCTGGGATTTTTTATGAATTTTGCATGAAATAGATATTTACAGCCTTCTTCACTATCAGTGGGGTGCAGGATCCAGGACCTCTAATGGATACCGAAATCCACAGATGTTCAAGTCTTGAAGTAATGGTCTAATATTTTCTTATAGTCTATACACAGCCTCCTATATGCTTTACATTGTCTCTGGATTAATTCTAATACCTAATACAATGAAAGAGTTATGTCAGTAGTTTTTATACTATGCTGTTTAGGGAGTAGTAACAAGGAAACTTGTTTACATGTTTAGTACAGTTGCAactgattttaatattttcaatccCTAGCATATATGGAATCTGCAAATACCAAGGactaatcgtgtgtgtgtgtgtgtgtgtgtgtgtgtgacacatacaTTCTCTGTACCAATGAACTGTGATTTTAATATCTATCTAATAGATTTGGgagaatttatttaatatatcaTTGATTACAAATTACTAGtgttttagttttatattattataaaacataattaaatgAACATTAAGTACAAACATTTTTAGCACATCATTAATTATTTGTTTAGGAACCTTGAGTCACAAGTCAACCAGGATTTTAGGTCTTGAAGGTAGACAGTATAATGATAAACCTGTGACTGTCACTTTCTGTTGACTTCTTGCTCTAGACTTTTAGTGATAACAAATTTTCTACTTAGGAAGTTGgaagtaatatatttttaaaatcttttatacttttaaaatatgatatacAATTTCTAACTTTTATTGATTAGAACATTGGAATATTTCATAGATAATCatgttttaaagtgtattttgtgtaacccttgaactcactatgttacccaggctggtatcaaatttgtgattcttctacttccatctccAAGTGTTCATCGATGGTGTTGTTTTAGGACAGGACTTCCTGACActagggtagcctcaaactcactgtgtaactgagGGTGGACTTGAACTTCACATTCTCCTAACTCTATCTccaactgctaggattacaggagtgtgccatcaAGGCCAGTTTAGGTGGAGCTAGGGAGGGAAATCACCACTTTGAGCATGCTAGGCAGAGACTtcactaactgagctacatcctagcCTTGTATcccagttattttaaaaataaatttttattctgGAAACAGAGGAACTCATGAAGAATAATAGCCTTTCAAAGAGGATCATTTGTACATTTTGTTACTTTTGCAAGCTGcaagtttaatttttatgttgtttctaaACTTAGTTTCTTCATAGTAGTTTTATGCATAGATAGCAGTTATAACTGTTTATGGTAAACGATGTGATGATTTGATACATGCAATACATTGTATGAAGTGCTTGAGCTTGGGTAACTAGCATGTATATCAacttaaatatttatgatttctttgGGGGTAAGAACATTCCAAATTGATTACAAGATTACATGGTGGGGAAGCTGCAaaaggggtgggaagggagggcTCAACAATCAGAGGTGACAAGCCCAGGTTCTCTGACAAAATCCTTAAACACCTGAACAGAGTGTGCCAAGATGCAGGAGCCTATTTCCCAGATGTTCCAGTGGAGGAAGATCCCCCGGTGTTTCCAAATACACATTTGCTCTTAGGACCTCTAGTGTCCCCAGGTCTCCAAATGCCTCCAGGCCTCCTAAATCCACATTGTCTCCAAATGCCCCAAGGCCCCCCATTACCTGTTTACAAATACCTTCAGGATCCCCAGTGAACCCAGGTTTCCAGGTTTACCCCTGTCCCTCAGATCTACCTTGTCTCCCAGTCCTGGCTCCCCAAGTCCCTCAGAGCCCCAAGCTCCCCACCCCAAGCTTCCAAGCAAGGAGCACAGTGAACACACCAGGTTCATCAAGGAACAAGGTGTGAGCTGGAAACATATCTCAGATTCTGCATATAAGCAGAACTGAGGCAAAGGACTGACTTGAAGGAGTATCAGATCTAGGCATGGCTTAAGAACTGGAGAGCTAGATACTCTCAGGAGCACCCCTAGGGACACCTAAAAATGTTGGGAAATGAAGAAGCCAGCTGTCAGTGCAACAGAACAAGTGCTCATGTCCCTGTCAATGCTCCTGCCACTGGTGCTCTTACGTGTCCAGGGCAATCAGATGTTAGCTCTCTCCCTCAATCCAGCTCCTCTAGTATCTCCCCATACCTTCCCCAGTTTTGATGGTGCCTAGGGAAGTTCTGGGTGTGGCGCTGACTGCACAAGCCCATGCTTCAGCAACCACTGGCCCATTTCCATCAAGAAAAGCCACAGACCCAGTTCAATCTATAGCATTTGAAGGCACAGCAGACTCAGCTCCAGCAAGCAGACCCAGTACCAGCCAAAGCCCCATTACCTGCTACCCTCTCTTATAGATCTAGCGGTATCTCAAGCTCCCACCAAAGCTGCAGCTTGCATCCACAAACCACAGCTGTCCATTgagatgaaagtttaaaaaaaaaactatatatacatataacattCACAATATTTTCTTCTGGCTCTTTTGAAATATACTATTGACAATAACAATAATGACAATAACCTTACAATAAAATGCCAGAACATGGCTCTCTATTTAACCGTAACCTATGACAGATCCCCTTGACCAAGCTATCTTCATGCACTTTCCTAAATCACTGTTCTACTACCCACTTCTCTGAACTCAATCTCTGATGTAGATTCGACATTGGCATGATAtcaaatgtatttataaaattttaattgtgtctttgtgtgtgttgggtaccagagtaattgtagcctcgtaaaaaagagtttggcaatgacccctctgcttctattgtgtggaatactttgaggagaattggtgttagctgttctttgaatttctggtagaattctgcactgaagccatctggccctgggcttttttttggttgggaaacttttgtgactgcttctatttcactggaggttataggtctatttaaattgcttatctgtacTTGATTAAGTTTTGGTAAGTGatctctatccagaaaattgcccatttcctttagattttccagttttgtggagtacaggtttttgaagtatgacttgatgattctctggatttcctcagtgtctgttgttatatcccccttttcattcctgattttgttaatttgcatgttttctctctgcctttttggttagtttggataaaggtttgtctattttgttgattttctcgaagaaccaactctttgtttcgttgaatctttgtattgttttctttgtttctacttcattgattccCACccaccctcaatttgattatttcctgatgtctcctcctcctgggtgaacttgtttctttttattctagagctttcgggtgtgctgttaattctctagtgtgactattctccattttcttcatgtaggcacttggtgctctgagctttcctcttaacactgctttcaatgtgtcccataagtctgggtatgttgtgtcttcattttcatcaaattctagaaagtctttaatttctttctttatttcttccttgacctgtCCTTGGAAAGATTCAAGAGAGTCTGAAAAGCAAAGAATCTAGTTTGGGGGGACATCTAGAAGCATTATGAAAAATATTAGGCATCTCCAAAGACACTAATCACCCCCAAGAGgtctttgcttgttttctgtttctttgtctttgggtcttgtttttgctttgagacatTCTCTTTCTGCTGCTCAGGCTGGGGTTGAAATCCTAAGTTCAAGTAATTTTTCCACTCTGGTTTCCTAAGTAGTTGGGACTATAGGGGCACACCACTAATCCCACCCAGGCCCTAAGAGCTTTTGAAATGGAACGGCTCATTAACCCCTTCATCATTATCCCATGGACTGTACCATCTGGCTATATCCCAGAATGATAAAGGGATGAAAAAGAAGGAATCTACAAGGTCACATCATGACCTTTTAAGTTGGAGACATTTAtgcattttcctctttctccatacgtctctccttcctttcattcttctctCATCCAAGGGTTTTCTGGCATTCACTCTAATCTATCCCACACAACTACATTCATTAGCATgtatggagagagaaaaagggatgaTTTTTTCATTATCTCAGGACTCAAAATTCCCCAGCAAAtattactcataagtggattaaTAAAGGCTTAgtataatgttttatttacattacCACCATCTAATAGTTTATGGAAGAAATATAGTTTTGTTAAAGCTAATGCTGCTTGTTTTTATTCTGTAGTCTTTCTGAAATATGTGTTTTTACATGTTCTCTTTAACTTCAGATATTtccacacaaagaaaatattctgaagaACCAATCAAGATTTCTGTCTGGCTAAATCCAAGCACCATCCCTGTCTTAACCCCAAGCGGGAAGAATGAAGCACATTATCAATCCGTATGAACACACCAATGACACAGCAAGAAACAATTCAGATTGCCCTGATGTAGTTTTGCCAGAAGAGATATTTTTCATAATCTCCATCATTGGAGTTCTGGAGAACCTGATTGTCCTCCTGGCTGTGGTCAAGAATAAGAACCTCCAGTGCCCCATGTACTTTTTCATCTGCAGTTTGGCCATTTCTGACATGTTGGGCAGTCTGTATAAAATCTTGGAAAACATCCTCATCATGTTCAGAAACCAGGGTTATCTCCAGCCTCATGGCAATTTTGAAAGTACAGCAGACGACATCATCGACTGCATGTTCATCCTCTCTTTGCTGGGCTCTATCTTCAGCCTGTCTGTGATTGCCGCTGACCGCTACATCACCATCTTCCATGCCCTGCAATACCACAGCATCGTGACTATGCGCCGCACCATCATCACCCTAACAGTTATCTGGATATTCTGCACGGGGAGTGGCATCGCCATGGTGATCTTCTCCCACCACGTCCCCACAGTGCTCACCTTCACATCGCTCTTCCCTTTGATGCTGGTTTTCATCCTGTGTCTCTACATTCATATGTTCTTACTTGCCCGCTCCCATGCTAGAAAGATCTCTACTCTTCCCAGAGCCAATATGAAAGGTGCCATCACACTGACAATCCTTCTTGGAGTCTTCATCTTCTGTTGGGCCCCCTTCATCCTCCATGTCCTCTTAATGACCTTCTGCCCAAGTAACCCTTACTGTGTTTGCTACATGTCTCTCTTCCAGATCAATGGCATGTTGATTATGTGCAATGCAGTCATTGACCCCTTTATATATGCCTTTCGGAGCCCAGAGCTCAGGGATGCATTCAAAAAGATGTTCTCCTGCCACAGGTATCGGTAGAATTTTTGATCCTTGATTTGAATATTGTGAAGGGACCAAATGGCATGACAGTCTGACAAGTGTTGATGCATCTTggcagtctttctttctttaatagaTGGAGACAATCTATTAAACTGACTAGTTTAGCATAGCTGGCCTTCTAATGAAGACTTACTGCAGCTGCAAATTTTATATCATATCTAGAGAGATGAAATGGTGGGCTAAAAGGGACAGTATACAAAGTACATATATCAATACAAATGTGAGGATTTGGGGGTAAGCAAATATTTGTTCTTCTATGGGTACCTGGGCAAAACTATGCTAGGAGGCCTTTCCAAGCCAGAAACCATGGCAACCAATTCTCCAACTAACTAAATGTGTTGGTCAGATTCCTATTTCTGTGGCAAATACATGCACTCAATCAACTGTGAAAGAGGAAAGATCTATTTTGACTCATAGATTGAGAGGTTTTGGTTCATGGTACCTGGCTGTTGGCTGGGCCTATGATGAAGCAGCATATCACAATAGAAGCATGTAACAAAACAGGTTTTGGCAGCCAGAAACCATGgtaaagaagaaaagatgggTGTCCAATAATCTTCTTTGCTGGTAAAACCTCAGTGAACTAAGATTTCCCACCAGACCCCACCTCTTAAAGGCCACCTTCTGGTAGCAGCACACCAAAGACCAAGTCTTTAACACAGGAGGATCACTTACCTAAACCACAATGGAGAATGACTCAGTATAGAAATCATAGTGTTCCTGTAAGACAAAGATGCCACAGCTAAATAGCCTATCTCTCATGTAGTCAACTTTTGAGtttccaagaataaataaatcttcactATGAATCTTCTTGGCTCACTCAGGATCCCACTTTACTCTCAAAATCTCCCCCTGCTTCAATTTCCTCAAGctttaaaagcaaaaatgtcaAAGGGTGAGATCAAATTTTAACCCATTTGAGCCCTATTCAGGAATATATAATGCCTAGTGTATTAGAAGAAGTATGGCCACACAGTGTATCTGTCCAAATGTATGAGTAATGCTTCTTAAAATGGATTTCATAGCAAAAGAatagagacagggaaggaagcatggagggggaaaaggagagggaaggagggagagagataagagatgagagagagagagagagacagagtcagaatcATGTTTTTAAGTATGGAAAAACCAAGACCAAAATGATGGGTaaagtacttctgtatatgtttatcttattgattgttaaataaagttatgtttggccaatgagacaacaagttaggcaggactaggaatcaaagaggattctgggaaatgtagtagataagt
This DNA window, taken from Cricetulus griseus strain 17A/GY chromosome 2, alternate assembly CriGri-PICRH-1.0, whole genome shotgun sequence, encodes the following:
- the Mc2r gene encoding adrenocorticotropic hormone receptor; the protein is MKHIINPYEHTNDTARNNSDCPDVVLPEEIFFIISIIGVLENLIVLLAVVKNKNLQCPMYFFICSLAISDMLGSLYKILENILIMFRNQGYLQPHGNFESTADDIIDCMFILSLLGSIFSLSVIAADRYITIFHALQYHSIVTMRRTIITLTVIWIFCTGSGIAMVIFSHHVPTVLTFTSLFPLMLVFILCLYIHMFLLARSHARKISTLPRANMKGAITLTILLGVFIFCWAPFILHVLLMTFCPSNPYCVCYMSLFQINGMLIMCNAVIDPFIYAFRSPELRDAFKKMFSCHRYR